Proteins found in one Lutimonas zeaxanthinifaciens genomic segment:
- a CDS encoding glycosyl hydrolase family 17 protein → MSVRAGKLRSLTGIDYEDKTSKGLQNLFKRLLKDGMHGLCFSPYEEGQEPGDQITEEQIRRRMKIIAPYTKWIRSFSCTDGNEAIPVIAREFGLKTMVGAWLGDDPEINKKEIAKLIELGKQGYVDIAAVGNEVMYRKDLSEEELLAFMYEVKEALPEIPMGYVDAYYEFSNRPKITEACDVILANCYPFWEGCPLEYSLVYMKEMYNQAVRAANGKKVIISETGWPTMGASFEGSHPSFHNAVKYFINTQQWSAADNIEIFYFSSFDESWKVGAEGDVGAYWGIWDKDEKLKKF, encoded by the coding sequence ATGTCAGTACGAGCGGGAAAATTAAGGTCCTTAACAGGAATTGATTACGAAGATAAAACGAGTAAAGGATTACAGAATTTATTCAAAAGACTTTTAAAGGATGGAATGCATGGCCTGTGTTTTAGCCCTTATGAAGAGGGTCAGGAGCCGGGAGATCAGATAACCGAGGAGCAGATAAGAAGAAGAATGAAAATCATTGCGCCTTACACAAAATGGATTCGATCTTTTTCATGTACAGATGGAAATGAGGCCATTCCCGTAATCGCTAGAGAATTTGGATTAAAGACCATGGTAGGTGCATGGTTGGGGGACGATCCTGAGATTAATAAAAAGGAAATCGCCAAATTAATTGAGCTCGGAAAACAGGGCTATGTGGATATCGCAGCGGTAGGTAATGAAGTGATGTACAGAAAGGATCTTTCAGAAGAAGAATTACTTGCCTTTATGTATGAGGTCAAAGAGGCCTTACCGGAAATACCTATGGGATATGTAGATGCCTATTATGAATTCTCAAACAGGCCAAAAATTACAGAGGCATGTGATGTTATATTAGCTAATTGTTATCCGTTTTGGGAAGGGTGCCCTTTGGAATACTCATTGGTTTATATGAAGGAAATGTACAACCAGGCGGTGAGAGCGGCCAATGGTAAAAAAGTAATTATATCGGAAACAGGCTGGCCAACTATGGGAGCCAGTTTCGAAGGATCACATCCTTCTTTTCACAATGCGGTGAAGTATTTTATCAATACACAGCAATGGTCGGCAGCCGACAACATAGAGATATTCTACTTTTCGTCATTTGACGAGTCTTGGAAAGTGGGAGCAGAGGGTGATGTTGGAGCCTATTGGGGAATCTGGGATAAGGACGAAAAACTAAAAAAGTTTTAA
- a CDS encoding MFS transporter, which yields MSAITNKVPFGQKLAFGVGMFANQMFPAILGIFMVSLVQSFGFSGWMWSLVYFFPRIFDAITDPIMGFISDNTKSKYGRRKPYVFIGAVLMGVAFTVMWQIYSDNALQYNFWYFFLWSVVFYLGLTFFSVPYVAMGYEMSNDFHERTNIMAVAQWIGQWAWVIAPWFWVIMDDPDWFTSQEVAIRELAAWVAVPCAIAAMIPAIFIKSKSTLDENYEPLNTSNIGGSLLKILQSFVDAFKIAEFRKICGATFLIFNAFNTVAALTYFVIVYKLFNGDAAATGIWVALFGCIGALGTTFIVIPAVTRMSKKMGKIRAFMWSQGISLIGYTMMYFLFVPGKPWLYLFALPFFSFGIGSLFTIMMSMTADVIDIDELNSGKRREGIFGAIYWWMVKVGFAIAGALSGIIIGVVGFNPDLATTDQQGAVDGLHAFFCFFPAVGTIFAMLIMKSYDVTEDRANEIREELDRRKSDINPDLDAKYQGGKLISLVSKDLKGSAGTDIDFSGKSSSEIKKLYLGSLKKGLHGLCFSPYAEGQDIGDILSENQIRHRMEVIAPYTKWVRSFSCTEGNEFIPVAAREKGLKTMAGAWIEDNKKENDLEIQALIEQARNGNVDMAVVGNEVLLRGELRTEDIIDYIKLVKEALPDIPVGYVDAYYQFVQNQDLVDACDVILVNCYPFWEGCHIDQSTQYLQEMYKAVKKVSKGKPVIISETGWPSEGSTTGDAVASQDNAIKYFINVQSWANKEGIELYYFSSFDESWKVHHEGDVGQRWGIWDKNEKLKNI from the coding sequence ATGTCTGCTATTACAAATAAGGTTCCCTTCGGTCAAAAATTGGCCTTTGGAGTTGGGATGTTTGCCAATCAAATGTTTCCTGCTATTCTTGGAATATTTATGGTCTCTTTGGTCCAATCTTTTGGATTTAGTGGATGGATGTGGTCTCTTGTTTATTTTTTCCCCAGAATTTTTGATGCCATTACTGATCCCATCATGGGTTTCATTTCTGATAATACTAAATCCAAATACGGAAGACGTAAACCCTATGTTTTTATTGGAGCAGTTTTAATGGGCGTGGCATTTACAGTGATGTGGCAGATCTATTCAGATAATGCTTTGCAATATAATTTTTGGTATTTCTTTTTATGGTCCGTTGTTTTTTATTTAGGGCTAACCTTTTTTAGTGTACCCTATGTCGCTATGGGCTATGAAATGAGTAATGACTTTCACGAAAGAACAAATATCATGGCTGTTGCGCAATGGATCGGTCAATGGGCATGGGTCATCGCTCCATGGTTTTGGGTAATCATGGATGATCCGGACTGGTTCACATCTCAAGAGGTTGCGATTCGTGAATTGGCTGCATGGGTTGCCGTACCTTGTGCAATTGCCGCGATGATCCCGGCTATATTTATTAAGAGTAAGTCCACCCTCGATGAGAATTATGAGCCGCTGAATACCTCTAACATAGGGGGAAGTCTTTTGAAAATCCTGCAAAGCTTTGTAGATGCTTTTAAAATAGCAGAGTTTAGAAAGATATGCGGTGCAACGTTTTTGATTTTTAATGCATTTAATACCGTAGCTGCCCTCACTTATTTTGTAATAGTCTATAAATTGTTTAATGGTGATGCTGCTGCCACTGGAATCTGGGTTGCCTTGTTTGGCTGTATCGGGGCATTGGGGACAACCTTTATCGTCATTCCGGCGGTTACCAGGATGTCCAAAAAAATGGGAAAGATAAGGGCATTTATGTGGTCACAGGGGATTTCCCTCATAGGCTACACCATGATGTATTTTCTTTTTGTACCTGGAAAACCCTGGTTATATCTTTTCGCCTTGCCCTTTTTCTCTTTTGGAATTGGGAGTTTATTTACGATAATGATGTCAATGACAGCCGATGTAATTGATATTGACGAATTGAATTCAGGAAAAAGACGAGAAGGTATTTTTGGTGCCATTTATTGGTGGATGGTTAAGGTCGGTTTTGCGATTGCCGGAGCATTGAGTGGTATTATCATTGGTGTTGTAGGCTTCAATCCAGATTTAGCAACTACTGACCAGCAAGGGGCTGTTGATGGATTACATGCTTTCTTTTGCTTTTTTCCGGCGGTAGGAACCATCTTTGCAATGCTCATTATGAAGAGTTATGATGTAACAGAAGATCGTGCCAATGAAATTCGTGAGGAACTCGATCGTCGCAAATCGGACATAAACCCGGACCTGGATGCAAAATATCAAGGTGGGAAACTAATTTCTTTGGTATCAAAGGATTTGAAAGGCAGCGCCGGAACAGATATTGATTTTTCTGGAAAATCAAGTTCAGAAATAAAGAAACTGTATTTAGGTTCCTTAAAAAAAGGATTGCATGGATTATGTTTCAGTCCTTATGCAGAAGGACAGGATATTGGTGATATCTTGTCTGAAAACCAAATTCGTCATCGAATGGAGGTTATAGCGCCTTATACAAAATGGGTGCGCTCATTTTCCTGTACTGAAGGAAACGAATTCATTCCTGTAGCGGCTCGTGAAAAAGGGTTGAAAACTATGGCTGGAGCCTGGATCGAAGATAACAAGAAGGAAAATGATCTGGAAATTCAGGCCTTGATCGAACAGGCAAGAAACGGAAATGTCGACATGGCCGTAGTTGGTAACGAAGTATTGTTAAGAGGTGAGTTAAGAACTGAGGATATAATTGATTATATCAAATTGGTCAAAGAAGCCCTGCCGGATATACCTGTTGGATATGTGGATGCTTATTATCAGTTTGTGCAGAATCAGGACCTCGTTGACGCCTGTGATGTAATTCTTGTGAATTGTTATCCATTTTGGGAAGGATGTCATATAGATCAATCGACGCAATATTTACAGGAGATGTACAAGGCGGTTAAGAAAGTTTCCAAAGGTAAACCGGTGATCATTTCTGAAACGGGTTGGCCAAGTGAGGGAAGTACAACGGGTGATGCTGTAGCTTCTCAAGATAATGCGATAAAGTACTTTATAAATGTTCAGAGTTGGGCTAATAAGGAAGGAATAGAATTATATTATTTCTCTTCTTTCGATGAATCATGGAAGGTTCATCATGAAGGTGATGTGGGTCAGCGTTGGGGAATATGGGATAAAAATGAAAAACTAAAAAATATTTAA
- a CDS encoding glycoside hydrolase family 30 protein, whose translation MKQSNYLILILVLAMATGCESNDKGLEVVVYETSIAGKKLSRVTDFPETIGTETVKIDPELTYQKITGFGGAFTESSAYLLNKMGKENRKKIIDAYFGKDGANYSLTRTHMNSCDFSLGNYSYAPIEDDRDLKHFSIEEDKDDLIPFIKDAMETSEDGFKIFASPWTAPPWMKDNKNWVGGKLLPKYYDTWALFFSKYVDAYKQEGIDIWGFTVENEPLGNGNNWESMHFSPDEMTNFVVHHLGPKLEADGKGNLKILGYDQNREHLKEWVDSQYKNEESSKYFDGTAIHWYASTFEVFPEELQYAHEKAPDKLLIQSEACVDAEVPVWKDDKWYFEKNATDWGWDWAPEKDKHLHPKYAPVNRYARDIIGCLNNWVDGWVDWNMVLDKKGGPNWFKNWCIAPVIVDPEKDEVYLTPLYYTLSHFSKFIRPGATRIGFENSDSSLMVTAAQNEDGSIAVIVFNEDDQSKSFNLSMHGKIKTINIDKQAIQTILVANLQE comes from the coding sequence ATGAAACAGAGTAATTATTTGATTTTGATTTTAGTTTTAGCCATGGCAACGGGATGCGAATCGAATGATAAGGGGCTTGAGGTGGTGGTTTATGAAACTTCCATTGCAGGAAAAAAACTTTCAAGAGTAACTGATTTTCCGGAAACAATAGGGACAGAAACTGTAAAAATTGATCCTGAATTAACTTATCAGAAGATTACCGGGTTTGGCGGTGCATTTACTGAATCTTCGGCTTATTTATTGAATAAAATGGGGAAAGAGAATCGGAAGAAAATAATCGATGCGTATTTTGGTAAAGATGGAGCTAACTATTCTCTGACAAGAACACATATGAATTCTTGCGATTTTTCATTGGGTAATTACTCTTATGCCCCCATTGAAGACGATAGAGATCTTAAACATTTTTCAATAGAAGAAGACAAAGATGATCTTATTCCCTTTATTAAAGACGCGATGGAGACCTCTGAAGATGGTTTCAAGATCTTTGCTTCCCCATGGACAGCGCCACCTTGGATGAAAGACAACAAGAATTGGGTTGGTGGGAAATTATTACCTAAATATTATGATACCTGGGCATTATTCTTCTCTAAATACGTTGATGCTTATAAACAAGAGGGTATTGATATTTGGGGTTTCACGGTGGAAAACGAACCTCTGGGAAATGGGAATAACTGGGAAAGCATGCATTTTTCACCCGATGAAATGACCAACTTTGTTGTGCATCATTTAGGTCCAAAATTAGAGGCAGATGGTAAGGGAAATCTCAAAATATTAGGTTACGATCAAAACAGAGAGCACTTAAAGGAATGGGTTGATTCTCAATACAAGAATGAAGAGAGCTCAAAATATTTTGACGGAACTGCCATACATTGGTATGCAAGTACTTTTGAAGTATTTCCCGAGGAGTTGCAGTATGCCCATGAGAAGGCACCGGATAAGCTACTGATCCAATCTGAAGCCTGTGTGGATGCTGAAGTTCCAGTGTGGAAAGATGATAAATGGTATTTTGAAAAAAATGCGACAGACTGGGGGTGGGACTGGGCCCCTGAAAAGGACAAGCATTTGCATCCAAAATATGCGCCGGTTAATCGATATGCAAGAGATATTATCGGCTGTTTGAATAACTGGGTAGACGGTTGGGTTGACTGGAATATGGTACTTGACAAAAAAGGTGGGCCTAACTGGTTTAAAAACTGGTGTATTGCACCTGTGATTGTAGATCCAGAAAAGGATGAAGTGTATTTGACCCCACTCTATTACACCTTAAGTCACTTCAGCAAATTTATCAGGCCCGGAGCCACTCGAATTGGGTTTGAGAATTCTGATAGTTCACTGATGGTTACGGCTGCTCAAAATGAAGATGGCTCGATTGCTGTAATTGTTTTCAATGAAGACGATCAATCAAAGAGCTTTAACTTGTCCATGCATGGAAAAATAAAGACAATCAATATTGATAAACAAGCAATTCAAACAATATTAGTCGCAAATTTACAGGAGTAA
- a CDS encoding glycoside hydrolase family 2 TIM barrel-domain containing protein — protein sequence MKKNILFVLFLTVIGIAGAIVSYKTPEELQEVTVSGRKIMVNSVPYIIKGICYHPVPKGSDQRDFGNLTQDLNLMKEAGINTIRVYAPIDDIEVLNAFDDAGIKVIIGFGYNQDGNFDILSGSFIEYVNKYKSHKAILLWELGNEYNYHPEWFEGDLKNWYTAMNNAAELIHRTDPNHPVATAHGELPDDLALSSCPNIDVWGMNVYRWDNPNEIFAQWEKISSKPMYLSEAGGDSYMTISKNGYNKGVNEKAQAGANSKILESIFNHMDVGSGVTLFSFTDGWWKAGNNDSQDIGGWAPNSTGVPYDGTPNEEFWGIVDIDRNKKETFEIVKQKYNE from the coding sequence ATGAAAAAAAATATTCTATTTGTATTGTTCTTGACTGTAATTGGAATTGCAGGGGCAATAGTTTCATATAAAACCCCTGAAGAGTTACAGGAAGTAACGGTATCTGGACGAAAGATCATGGTCAACAGTGTTCCGTATATTATCAAAGGAATTTGTTATCACCCTGTTCCAAAAGGAAGCGATCAAAGAGATTTTGGGAATTTAACCCAGGATTTGAACTTAATGAAAGAAGCCGGGATCAATACGATTAGGGTTTACGCGCCGATTGATGACATTGAAGTTTTAAATGCTTTTGATGATGCAGGGATAAAAGTAATTATCGGATTTGGTTACAATCAGGATGGAAATTTTGACATTCTTTCCGGATCTTTTATTGAATATGTGAATAAGTATAAATCGCATAAGGCCATTTTATTATGGGAACTGGGTAACGAATACAATTATCATCCCGAATGGTTTGAAGGCGATTTGAAAAACTGGTACACAGCAATGAATAACGCCGCTGAATTGATCCATAGAACTGATCCTAATCATCCTGTGGCAACAGCTCACGGGGAATTACCAGATGATCTGGCCCTTTCTTCCTGTCCGAACATTGATGTTTGGGGTATGAATGTTTACCGATGGGATAATCCCAACGAAATATTTGCTCAATGGGAAAAGATAAGTAGTAAACCCATGTATTTGTCTGAAGCCGGAGGTGATAGCTATATGACGATTTCAAAGAATGGTTATAACAAGGGAGTGAATGAAAAGGCACAGGCCGGTGCAAACTCTAAAATTCTAGAAAGTATTTTTAACCATATGGATGTAGGTTCGGGAGTAACCTTGTTTTCCTTTACAGATGGGTGGTGGAAAGCAGGTAACAACGATTCACAAGATATAGGTGGATGGGCACCAAACAGTACGGGTGTACCTTATGACGGAACACCAAATGAAGAATTTTGGGGAATTGTTGATATCGACAGAAACAAAAAAGAAACTTTTGAAATTGTAAAACAAAAATATAACGAGTAA
- a CDS encoding glycosyl hydrolase family 17 — protein MKNYLKSLVTLLVILMVVSCGKNSKKEEQSENNENQMTTSKELTAADILGNPKYLAMSYGGYRYPDHDIEPTIDELKEDMKILSSMGIGIVRTYKVHLPQAANLLQAITELKEEDENFEMYVMLGIWIDCKNAWTDQEPDHTVESEANKPQVEEAVRLANKYPDIVNVMAVGNEAMVHWAATYFVQPSVILKWVNYLQDLKKSGELPKDMWITSSDDFSSWGGGGAEYHTEDLEKLYHAVDYVSMHTYPYHNTHYNPEFWIIEDDEKLTEIEKIDAAMLRARDFAKKQYDSVAGYMKSIGVNKPIHIGETGWATVSDGFYGDEGSRATDEYKEGRYYQLMRDWTNKEGISCFYFEAFNEPWKDSKNPMGSENHFGLMTVDGIAKYAIWNYVDNGTFEGLSRGGNPITKSFEGDMEALMKTVSVPPTTE, from the coding sequence ATGAAAAACTATTTGAAAAGTTTAGTTACATTACTGGTCATTTTGATGGTAGTGTCATGCGGAAAAAATTCGAAAAAAGAAGAACAATCAGAGAATAATGAAAATCAAATGACGACATCAAAAGAGCTTACAGCAGCCGATATACTGGGAAATCCGAAGTATCTCGCTATGTCTTACGGAGGATATCGATACCCTGATCATGATATTGAACCAACAATCGATGAACTTAAGGAAGATATGAAAATATTATCATCAATGGGAATCGGAATTGTTCGGACCTATAAAGTGCATTTACCACAAGCCGCCAATTTACTTCAGGCGATCACTGAGTTAAAAGAGGAAGATGAGAATTTTGAGATGTACGTCATGTTAGGGATTTGGATCGATTGTAAAAATGCATGGACGGACCAGGAACCAGATCATACTGTTGAAAGTGAAGCCAATAAGCCACAGGTGGAAGAAGCTGTAAGATTGGCCAATAAATATCCCGATATTGTCAACGTAATGGCAGTTGGAAATGAGGCCATGGTACATTGGGCAGCAACTTATTTTGTTCAGCCTTCTGTTATTTTAAAATGGGTTAATTATTTACAGGACCTTAAAAAATCGGGTGAGCTTCCTAAAGACATGTGGATTACCAGTTCTGACGACTTTTCTTCCTGGGGTGGAGGCGGAGCTGAATACCATACAGAGGACCTTGAAAAATTATATCATGCTGTAGACTATGTGTCCATGCATACCTATCCTTATCACAACACGCATTATAATCCTGAATTCTGGATCATTGAAGACGATGAGAAATTAACGGAAATTGAAAAAATTGATGCAGCGATGCTTCGCGCCAGGGATTTTGCAAAGAAGCAGTATGACAGCGTTGCCGGGTACATGAAAAGCATTGGGGTAAATAAACCTATTCATATTGGAGAAACCGGATGGGCAACGGTATCAGATGGTTTTTATGGTGACGAAGGATCAAGAGCAACAGATGAATATAAAGAAGGAAGGTACTATCAGCTTATGAGAGACTGGACGAACAAGGAAGGTATATCTTGCTTCTATTTTGAGGCTTTTAATGAGCCTTGGAAAGATTCAAAAAATCCTATGGGTTCAGAAAATCATTTTGGCTTGATGACCGTTGACGGGATCGCTAAGTATGCCATCTGGAACTATGTAGACAATGGTACCTTTGAGGGTCTTTCCAGAGGAGGGAACCCGATAACCAAGTCCTTTGAGGGAGATATGGAAGCTTTAATGAAAACGGTTTCAGTACCACCAACAACCGAATAA